Genomic DNA from Paenibacillus sp. KS-LC4:
TGTCGATGTAGCGAACTTGCTCGTGGAAGAGGAGAATGGGGAAATGCTCGTTTTTTGCCAGCTCGAGCATTCGTTTCGGTGGTCTAGCTGTATAAGTGACCAGCTCAATACATAGCCCGGAAGCGCCTGAATGAAGCAGCTGCTGTAGAAAGATCAGACTGCGCTCTTCATCCTCCTGCCAACCGATGCCTGTCGTCAATATAAGCTCGCCGCCGCTTAAAAGCTGACCAGCTTGAATGACCTCCATAATATGAACCCATCTGACCGTACGATTCAAGGCTTCTTCACTTGCGAGCACCTCAGCCTTTTGGAACGGGGGCCGTTGTAAAATATCGCGGATCGTCAGCTGTAGCAGCGTTTGTACGATAGCGTCCACCTCCTCATGTGAAGATAGTTGACACTATTATACAGGATAGAGGCTCGAAAATAAAAGCGGTCTGTGAGCTCCAAAATGCTCCAGGTCATCAAAAAAACCAGCATGACCGCTAAATCGGTCATACTGGTTTTTTGATGGTTCATTCAGCGGCTGCCTGAATTTTGGGCGCTACCGCTGCTTTATTTTGTTGCAGCCTATTAAGGTGCAGCTTGTGGATCAGGCTGTTGCTCTGGTTGCTGCTCAGGCTGAGGCTCTTGCTCGGGTTGTGGCTCCTGCTCTTCTTCTTGCTCTGGTTCTTCAGAAGGTCTTTGATTGTTATCTACAAAGCTCAGACCTCCTGCAGGACTCGTATTCGAGAAGGTGTTAACATCCGTGAATGTCACTTGACCCTCCGTAATCGTCATCGTGAATACAGTCCAATAGAGCTCATTGCCTCTATCGGTTGGTACTTCGTACACTTTAATTGGTGTAGGGGAAGAACCACGGTACACTTCAACTTTTGCACCAGATGCCGAAATCGTGCTTGCTCCAGAGAAGTGATGCACATAGAAAGTATACGTGCCGTTTGTGTCTTTACGGATCGTTGTGGTTTCAGGTCCATACGAGGTTACATCATCCAAGTCTAGATCAACCATTTTTATATTGTTATAATAATAAATTTTACTCCCATACCAAGTGTGAAAGATTCCGCCCTGTGCAGCCGGTCCGATCAGATGTGAATCCAGATCAGCAGGGTCCTTGCCCCATGTCAACACGATGCGCGTTTCATTTTCGGATGGGATGCCGATTGCAGTTTGGTTTTCATTCTGGTTATTTACATTGACAGCTGATACTGCGGTCATATAGGTCGTTACATATGATGTGCCTACGCCGCCGAGCTCACCTGTGTAAATGCCAGGAGCTAAATAAATGTAATATTTTCCGTTAGCATCGGTTACAGCTGTACCAACAACAGGGCCGCTTGTAGCGCCGAGTCCTTTGCGGAACTCAATCGTCAGGTTAGCTACAGGATTGCGGGCAACATCAATAATTTGACCGCCAAAGCCTGTCAGTTTAACTGCGCCGCCTTGGCTTCCTGCGAACTTGGTTTTGGTTTCATTTGCTTCAATATGAACGTACAATGTAGAGCCATAGCTTTGAACCGGATTAAAGGTAATTTTGCCGTCCGCATATTGCAAGCCGCTCAGCGCATATGCTGCACCGTTCAGCGTTGCGGAAATGGCGAAATCAGACAGGCTCACATCATCTACTTGCTGATCAAAAGCAACATCAACTGCGCCGTTCGTCACTTGTACCGCCGAAATCGTCGGGTACCCTTGCTCATAAACGGCTACCGTTACAGGAACCTGTACATTATACAAGCCATAGGTAGCTGTAATGAAGGTTGTACCTTCTCCAACTGCTTTAACCTTACCGTACACGACTTCGGCTACGGATGCATCTGAGCTGGTCCAGCTTGAATGTGTCGTAATATCTTTAGCGTTAGCTGTGTTTTTCACGCCTGTCGCTACGATTTGACGAGTTGCTCCAATTGCTGAAAGCTCAAAGCCTTGTGCAGGCTCCGCAATGATGCTGGAAACGGCAGGATCGGCTTGCAGGTTTGGCTGGCTTGGCAGCGAGCTGAAGTCCACGCCATCTGCATTGACGACCGCGTCAGTAATCGCACCTTGTCCAAGGAAGGAAACGACCGCATCAAGAACGGCATTTGCAACATTTGAGCCTTGTTCCAGGTGGAAAATAGTATTCAGTGCGCTTGCGAATACATCCAGTTGACCGATGGAGCCGTTCTCGCCAAGCGTGATCGCCGCTTGCTCGGCATAGACGGAAACCGAATTAAATACGCCGTTTAACGCAACCTGAGCATTATGTGGAACGCTGCGTGAGATGTTGATGTTTCCAACCTGTCCAACCCCTGGCTGTGTTTCAAGAATAGCGCCGGAGCTAATGGTAACCTGCTGGACATCCGTTCCGCTCTCCAATACAAGACGAATGCTTCCGTCTTGCTTATTTACAATGACAGTTGCCAGTGTGGAGTTTTGTACATGAATACTGTTGGGGCCGCCGCCATTAATGGTCGTCGATCCGCTAACGGTAACGTTCTCGAGCGTTACATCGCCATTGCCGATGCTGCTTTCCAAGAACAGATTACCCGTAATCGTTGTGTTTTTAAGCGTTACATCGGCAGCATAGATGCGCACATCGCCTGTGACTGCACCGAGCGCGTGCTCACCTGCGGTATTAATGGAAGTGCTCGTCGAACCACCGTTATTTCCGCCATTGCTCCCGCCGCTATTTCCACCACTACCACCGCTGCTGCTGTCTGATGACTTCGGCGGGTTTGTTGGAGTTGGTGTAGCAGACGGCGCTGGTGTAGCAGCTGCACCAAGCGAAGCGGCAGCTAGATCGTAGGTTGTCTTATTGAAGACGAACTCATAGGCTAGACGAGCCAAAGCTTGTCGATCAGCTACGCCTGCAGGGTTGAAGCGAGTTGTACCGTCTGCGTTAGCTACGCCTTTAATGAAGCCGATTTGATAGGCGAAGGAAACATAGCTTTTCGCCCATGTGGATACAGTGGAGAGGTCCGAAAGCTTCTCATCCAGCGGTACCGCTTGAGCAGCCTGCTCCAAGCCAAATGCACGAATAAAAAATACAGCCAGCTCTTCGCGTGTAACGGTTTTGTTCGGAGCGAACTGGTCGGCGGAAATACCTTGCGTAATGCCGGATTTCACCAGTGCGCCAACATAGCCGCTATACCAGCTGCTGCTGTCCACATCCTTGAAGGGTGCTGCGCTTGCGGCATCCTGCTCTTTACCTAGAGCAAGCACAAGCACTTTAGCTAGCTCCGCGCGTGTAATGGAGTTTGAAGGCTTAAAGCTGCCATCGCCATAACCGCCGAGTATACCTTTTTCTACTAGAGCGCTTACTTCATCCTTGGCATAAGATTTCTCAATGTCTGTAAACG
This window encodes:
- a CDS encoding S-layer homology domain-containing protein, translating into MIGNKASKRISVALVFAMVLSIFSTNYIAFGAEAASSVSFTDIEKSYAKDEVSALVEKGILGGYGDGSFKPSNSITRAELAKVLVLALGKEQDAASAAPFKDVDSSSWYSGYVGALVKSGITQGISADQFAPNKTVTREELAVFFIRAFGLEQAAQAVPLDEKLSDLSTVSTWAKSYVSFAYQIGFIKGVANADGTTRFNPAGVADRQALARLAYEFVFNKTTYDLAAASLGAAATPAPSATPTPTNPPKSSDSSSGGSGGNSGGSNGGNNGGSTSTSINTAGEHALGAVTGDVRIYAADVTLKNTTITGNLFLESSIGNGDVTLENVTVSGSTTINGGGPNSIHVQNSTLATVIVNKQDGSIRLVLESGTDVQQVTISSGAILETQPGVGQVGNINISRSVPHNAQVALNGVFNSVSVYAEQAAITLGENGSIGQLDVFASALNTIFHLEQGSNVANAVLDAVVSFLGQGAITDAVVNADGVDFSSLPSQPNLQADPAVSSIIAEPAQGFELSAIGATRQIVATGVKNTANAKDITTHSSWTSSDASVAEVVYGKVKAVGEGTTFITATYGLYNVQVPVTVAVYEQGYPTISAVQVTNGAVDVAFDQQVDDVSLSDFAISATLNGAAYALSGLQYADGKITFNPVQSYGSTLYVHIEANETKTKFAGSQGGAVKLTGFGGQIIDVARNPVANLTIEFRKGLGATSGPVVGTAVTDANGKYYIYLAPGIYTGELGGVGTSYVTTYMTAVSAVNVNNQNENQTAIGIPSENETRIVLTWGKDPADLDSHLIGPAAQGGIFHTWYGSKIYYYNNIKMVDLDLDDVTSYGPETTTIRKDTNGTYTFYVHHFSGASTISASGAKVEVYRGSSPTPIKVYEVPTDRGNELYWTVFTMTITEGQVTFTDVNTFSNTSPAGGLSFVDNNQRPSEEPEQEEEQEPQPEQEPQPEQQPEQQPDPQAAP